A window from Psychrobium sp. MM17-31 encodes these proteins:
- a CDS encoding M20/M25/M40 family metallo-hydrolase, whose product MKKIVPLAILLAVTQVACNDAKQEVVKKVPEINQQTVTNDVTYLASDELEGRATFTPGITKAAEFIAKRFKEAGLKPLDGLQSYEQSFSLYNVKADSVAVNLNGEAISSENVAVATSNEMLNWDDSTPVALTVIGKDDDFRAKVGELNQRGGSNLVVIDPAHEGMFKRYQAYFGGGLNKFEINTNNTLVMVVTPLTDIKSLAVNVTNTVKTQALSNVVGVLPGKSKEVVLFSAHYDHLGVDEQAEGDKIYNGADDDASGTTAIMNLAQYYRDQGDNQRTLIFSAFTAEEIGGYGSKYFSTHIDADNIVAMVNIEMIGKPSKFGAGKFWMTGYERSNLGPLMNESLKSINTEIYPDPYPEQRLFYRSDNATLARLGVPAHSFSSTQLDKDKHYHKASDDVASLDLESMTQVIKSIAIGSQALVDGKATPTRVDTSKVNKSGLIY is encoded by the coding sequence ATGAAAAAAATCGTTCCTTTGGCTATTTTATTAGCCGTGACTCAGGTGGCGTGTAATGACGCAAAACAAGAAGTCGTTAAGAAAGTTCCTGAAATTAACCAACAAACTGTAACCAATGACGTCACTTATTTAGCCTCTGATGAGTTAGAAGGTCGCGCTACATTTACTCCAGGCATCACCAAGGCGGCTGAATTTATCGCTAAGCGCTTTAAAGAAGCCGGGCTAAAGCCACTTGACGGTTTACAAAGTTACGAGCAAAGCTTTTCACTTTACAACGTTAAAGCAGATTCTGTTGCGGTAAACCTAAATGGTGAAGCTATCAGCAGCGAAAACGTTGCCGTTGCCACAAGCAACGAAATGCTAAATTGGGACGATTCAACGCCAGTTGCGTTAACTGTGATTGGTAAAGACGATGATTTTCGCGCCAAAGTTGGCGAGTTGAATCAACGTGGTGGCAGCAATCTAGTGGTAATTGACCCTGCACACGAAGGCATGTTTAAGCGCTATCAGGCGTACTTTGGTGGCGGTTTGAACAAGTTTGAAATCAATACTAACAACACGCTAGTGATGGTTGTGACGCCATTAACTGACATTAAATCTCTTGCCGTGAATGTGACCAACACTGTTAAGACACAAGCATTATCAAATGTAGTTGGTGTGTTGCCTGGTAAATCTAAAGAAGTTGTGTTGTTCTCAGCGCATTACGACCACCTAGGTGTTGATGAGCAAGCGGAAGGCGACAAGATATACAACGGCGCCGATGATGATGCGTCTGGTACAACTGCAATCATGAACTTGGCGCAATACTACCGCGATCAAGGTGATAATCAACGCACACTAATATTCTCAGCATTTACTGCTGAAGAAATTGGCGGCTATGGCTCTAAGTATTTCTCAACGCATATCGACGCCGATAATATCGTAGCGATGGTAAACATTGAAATGATTGGTAAGCCGTCTAAATTTGGCGCAGGTAAATTCTGGATGACGGGTTATGAGCGTTCTAACCTTGGCCCATTGATGAATGAGTCTTTAAAATCAATCAATACTGAAATCTACCCAGATCCTTATCCTGAGCAGCGTTTATTCTACCGCTCTGATAACGCAACTCTGGCGCGTTTAGGTGTTCCGGCACACAGCTTTTCGTCAACTCAGCTTGATAAAGATAAGCACTATCACAAAGCGTCTGACGATGTTGCTAGCCTTGATCTTGAGTCGATGACCCAAGTGATCAAATCAATTGCTATCGGTAGCCAAGCCTTAGTTGATGGCAAAGCAACGCCGACCCGTGTTGATACGTCTAAAGTTAACAAAAGCGGTTTAATTTATTAG
- a CDS encoding tRNA-(ms[2]io[6]A)-hydroxylase gives MFELKFDTPDAWTDAVMENFEFFLQDHASAEKKASGMAMSMLSHYPDRAKLVRAMTDLALEEMIHFKQVLKLMTARGVILGQDKRDQYITEIRNLFRRGGKHFMLDRLIVAGVIEARGYERFSMVAKALPPGKDKDFYDGIAKSEAKHKDLFIELAYEYFDKAEVDARLEEILIAEADICSRLPFTGALH, from the coding sequence ATGTTTGAATTAAAATTTGATACCCCAGACGCGTGGACAGACGCGGTGATGGAGAACTTCGAGTTCTTCTTGCAAGATCACGCTTCAGCCGAGAAAAAAGCCTCAGGCATGGCAATGTCAATGCTATCTCACTATCCAGATCGCGCTAAACTAGTGCGCGCCATGACCGATTTAGCACTCGAAGAAATGATTCACTTTAAGCAGGTGTTAAAGCTAATGACAGCGCGCGGCGTAATTTTAGGACAAGACAAACGCGACCAGTACATCACCGAAATCCGTAATCTGTTTCGCCGCGGCGGCAAGCACTTTATGCTAGATCGCCTAATCGTTGCTGGTGTTATCGAAGCCCGTGGTTACGAGCGTTTTTCTATGGTTGCCAAAGCCCTACCACCGGGCAAAGACAAAGACTTTTACGACGGCATCGCTAAATCAGAAGCCAAACACAAAGATTTATTCATCGAACTCGCTTACGAATACTTCGACAAAGCCGAAGTAGACGCACGTCTTGAAGAAATCCTTATCGCCGAAGCAGACATCTGCTCACGCCTACCGTTCACTGGTGCATTACACTAG
- the rraB gene encoding ribonuclease E inhibitor RraB, producing the protein MSVEKEIQHQHADNREIVESILADGSNPDAEYPIEHHLSCANFDQLEKAAVDAFKLGFEVSDAEELELDDGAVIYCFDATIDHKLEVERLDKDTEALIRLAFKHKIQYDGWGTYFIDENGVVQSDELDDEEYFE; encoded by the coding sequence ATGTCTGTAGAAAAAGAAATTCAACATCAGCACGCTGATAATCGCGAGATTGTTGAGAGTATTTTAGCTGATGGTAGCAACCCAGATGCTGAATACCCAATTGAGCATCACCTTTCTTGTGCTAATTTTGACCAACTAGAAAAAGCGGCAGTAGACGCCTTTAAGTTAGGATTCGAAGTGTCAGATGCCGAAGAACTTGAATTGGATGACGGCGCAGTCATTTACTGTTTTGACGCGACTATTGACCACAAACTTGAGGTTGAGCGTTTAGACAAAGATACTGAAGCTTTAATTCGTTTAGCGTTTAAGCACAAAATTCAATATGACGGTTGGGGCACTTACTTCATCGATGAGAACGGTGTTGTGCAAAGTGACGAGCTCGACGACGAAGAATACTTCGAGTAA
- a CDS encoding tetratricopeptide repeat protein — protein MSNIVELTIENFQTTLIETSPEQLIAVELYSPRDEAGKAMSHDLATLANELGDAIVLARVNCDEQPQITQQFGVQSVPTLVLIRAGKPLDGLTGVTPIEQIKELLFKYLPKPEDDLLLKANAILLDENGDSNQAFGFIKQAYELDPSRIDIKLCYSEILVKVGQLENAKALLESFALEDKNASYQRIVSLLELAEEAGQSPEITALEQQLAATPDDMAVKLTLAVNYSQANRSSDALDLLFEILAVDLNFDDAKKRYLDIVAALPDGDPLASSSRRRLYSLLH, from the coding sequence ATGTCTAACATCGTTGAATTAACCATTGAAAATTTTCAAACCACGCTTATTGAAACCTCGCCAGAGCAGTTAATTGCTGTTGAGCTTTATTCACCGCGCGATGAAGCGGGCAAAGCGATGTCACATGACTTAGCGACCTTGGCCAATGAATTAGGTGATGCCATTGTGTTGGCACGTGTAAACTGCGATGAGCAACCTCAAATTACCCAGCAATTTGGTGTGCAATCTGTCCCAACCTTGGTATTGATTCGCGCGGGTAAGCCACTTGATGGCTTAACGGGAGTTACGCCGATAGAGCAGATCAAAGAACTGCTGTTTAAATATCTACCAAAACCAGAAGATGACTTGTTGCTAAAAGCCAATGCGATTTTGCTCGATGAAAACGGCGATTCAAATCAGGCTTTTGGTTTTATAAAACAAGCGTACGAGCTGGATCCTAGCCGCATCGATATTAAGTTGTGTTACAGCGAGATCCTAGTAAAAGTTGGTCAACTAGAAAATGCTAAAGCACTGCTTGAAAGCTTTGCGTTAGAAGATAAGAACGCGAGCTACCAGCGCATAGTTTCTTTATTAGAGCTCGCAGAAGAGGCGGGGCAGTCGCCAGAAATTACCGCACTTGAACAACAACTAGCGGCAACGCCTGATGATATGGCGGTTAAATTGACGCTTGCTGTCAATTACTCTCAGGCCAATCGTAGTAGCGATGCGTTAGATTTACTGTTTGAGATCTTAGCGGTGGATTTAAACTTCGATGATGCCAAAAAGCGTTATTTAGATATCGTTGCAGCACTGCCTGATGGCGATCCACTAGCCTCTAGCTCACGTCGCCGTTTATACAGCTTACTTCACTAA
- a CDS encoding SprT family zinc-dependent metalloprotease: MLSTQLQSDLLTTVENCYAKAESKLSRTFPRPQVLFNQRGKIAGSALLQKNTLKFHPAIYQQNIEHFLYHVVPHEIAHLLVWQIYGKTAPHGREWQHMMINVFERPPHRTHQYNIDDIGIKHFDYFCDCGEVKLTIRRHNKVLKGAIYRCRRCGNDLQIKTA; encoded by the coding sequence ATGCTATCCACTCAACTACAATCAGACTTACTCACCACAGTAGAAAACTGTTACGCCAAAGCTGAAAGCAAACTCAGTCGCACCTTCCCCAGACCTCAAGTGTTATTCAATCAGCGGGGAAAGATCGCCGGCAGTGCACTGCTGCAGAAAAACACCCTCAAATTCCATCCAGCCATTTATCAGCAAAACATCGAGCACTTTCTTTACCACGTCGTGCCTCACGAAATCGCCCATTTATTAGTGTGGCAAATTTATGGGAAAACGGCCCCCCATGGCAGGGAGTGGCAGCACATGATGATCAATGTTTTTGAACGCCCACCTCATCGCACTCATCAATATAATATCGATGACATTGGTATTAAGCACTTTGATTATTTTTGTGATTGTGGCGAGGTGAAATTGACGATAAGGCGTCACAACAAGGTATTAAAAGGGGCAATTTACCGCTGTCGCCGCTGCGGTAATGATTTACAGATCAAAACCGCATAA
- a CDS encoding thioesterase family protein has translation MNLYLRLFYLLLWEIPRNKIRQSITATSKYQFRALPLDIDINAHLTNSRYLALMDLARTKMISDSGMFKQIMKRKWLPVVSSTEITFIKDVRPWQKCTIESRLVCWDEKYFYMEQRFVSGDTIHAIAHLRGLFVHKRKPVPSQKLMELAGEPDLVSPEPPAHIQHWKALLEAKKAAG, from the coding sequence ATGAATTTATACCTTCGTCTGTTTTACTTATTACTGTGGGAGATTCCCCGCAATAAAATCCGTCAATCGATTACTGCCACCAGTAAATACCAGTTTAGAGCACTGCCGCTAGACATCGATATTAACGCGCACCTTACCAATTCACGCTACCTAGCCTTAATGGATTTGGCCCGCACCAAAATGATTTCAGACAGCGGCATGTTCAAACAAATCATGAAACGCAAATGGCTGCCAGTAGTAAGCTCAACGGAAATCACCTTTATTAAAGATGTCCGTCCGTGGCAAAAATGCACCATCGAGTCGCGACTAGTCTGTTGGGATGAAAAATACTTTTATATGGAACAACGCTTTGTGAGTGGCGATACCATTCATGCTATCGCCCACTTGCGCGGACTATTCGTTCACAAACGCAAACCTGTGCCAAGCCAAAAATTGATGGAATTAGCGGGTGAACCTGATTTAGTATCACCTGAGCCACCAGCGCATATTCAGCACTGGAAAGCGTTGTTAGAAGCTAAGAAAGCAGCAGGTTAA
- a CDS encoding 1-acylglycerol-3-phosphate O-acyltransferase has product MIAVLRVIFLLPLIIIAIVGGILICLIRPFHRDNTFLMSKMLSGFAPLFGIKLIVRVPQDLSKTSKVVIGNHQNNFDVVTISAGVTRGVVSLGKKSLIWVPFFGQLYWLSGNILIDRKNKSKAAGTIAQTAEKMLKDNLSVWIFPEGTRSRGRGLLPFKTGAFHTAMQAKVDVVPIVMSSSDHISLNRWNNGVMIIESMPPIDVETINKDNVREVAAKAHSDMQAKLDQLDAEVVKLNEK; this is encoded by the coding sequence ATGATTGCTGTACTTCGTGTCATTTTTTTACTTCCACTAATTATTATTGCAATAGTCGGTGGTATCCTCATCTGCCTTATTCGTCCATTTCATCGTGATAATACTTTTTTGATGTCAAAAATGTTATCGGGATTTGCACCACTTTTCGGTATTAAGCTGATTGTGCGTGTGCCGCAGGATTTATCAAAAACATCGAAAGTTGTAATTGGCAACCATCAAAATAATTTTGATGTAGTCACCATTTCTGCTGGTGTAACACGCGGTGTGGTAAGCCTTGGTAAGAAGAGCCTGATTTGGGTTCCATTTTTCGGTCAGCTGTATTGGTTAAGCGGCAATATCTTAATTGACCGCAAAAACAAATCTAAAGCGGCGGGCACCATCGCACAAACTGCCGAAAAAATGCTAAAAGACAATTTATCGGTTTGGATTTTTCCTGAAGGAACCCGCAGCCGTGGCCGAGGCTTATTACCTTTTAAAACGGGTGCATTCCACACGGCAATGCAAGCTAAAGTCGACGTGGTGCCGATTGTTATGAGTAGTTCTGATCACATCAGCCTAAACCGCTGGAATAATGGCGTTATGATCATTGAAAGTATGCCACCAATCGATGTTGAAACCATCAACAAAGACAATGTGCGTGAAGTAGCAGCTAAAGCACACAGCGATATGCAAGCCAAGCTTGATCAGCTAGACGCAGAAGTTGTTAAGCTCAACGAAAAATAA
- a CDS encoding GNAT family N-acetyltransferase, which produces MVIQITNAAPSASELAQFYSEAGWVETPSIDEMQACVESTSSIWFSAMDDGDKRCGIARVITDGARYAFIVDVIVSQSHQGQGIGDKIISEVVRYCREKQFASVNLWPSEGLVPFYEKHGFYALGPRQPHMKLK; this is translated from the coding sequence ATGGTCATTCAAATAACTAACGCAGCACCATCAGCAAGCGAACTAGCACAGTTCTATAGCGAAGCCGGCTGGGTGGAAACGCCGAGTATTGATGAAATGCAAGCATGCGTTGAATCCACATCATCTATTTGGTTTAGTGCCATGGATGATGGTGATAAGCGTTGTGGGATTGCCCGTGTAATAACAGATGGTGCGCGTTATGCTTTTATCGTTGATGTAATTGTTAGTCAGTCACATCAAGGGCAGGGTATTGGCGACAAGATTATCAGTGAAGTGGTGCGTTATTGTCGCGAAAAACAGTTTGCTAGCGTTAACTTGTGGCCTAGTGAGGGCTTAGTACCGTTTTACGAAAAACACGGATTTTATGCGTTAGGGCCGCGACAACCGCATATGAAGTTGAAATAG
- a CDS encoding sulfotransferase, with the protein MISNKIFIIGLPRTATTSVCKAMVELGFTTAHTAYIQKTFDQAQVIADTPIFCDYQQLDKFYPNSKFIHLKREMNVWVPSIRQLLERMLHNLQRTDGGFNPYLRRCYHDIFQPLTADNIASDDFLIECYQRHQQGIEAYFKGREQDLLSIDVSQAGSYQALLDFVGITDSDKDDFERVNIGGKVTAWKQVESEYKVESTRRGRIDKLDYLENK; encoded by the coding sequence GTGATTTCCAACAAAATTTTTATTATCGGCCTGCCACGCACCGCGACAACCAGCGTATGCAAAGCCATGGTTGAACTAGGTTTTACCACCGCACATACCGCCTACATCCAAAAAACCTTCGACCAAGCGCAAGTTATTGCCGACACGCCAATATTTTGCGATTACCAGCAGCTCGATAAGTTTTATCCCAACAGTAAATTCATTCACTTAAAGCGCGAAATGAACGTATGGGTACCATCGATTCGACAATTGCTAGAACGCATGCTGCACAACCTACAACGCACCGACGGCGGTTTTAATCCGTATCTGCGCCGTTGCTATCACGACATTTTTCAGCCTCTCACCGCAGATAATATCGCTAGCGATGACTTTCTTATCGAGTGTTATCAGCGTCACCAACAAGGAATCGAGGCGTATTTTAAAGGCCGTGAGCAAGATTTACTTAGCATCGATGTCAGCCAAGCAGGCAGCTATCAAGCTCTATTAGATTTTGTGGGGATCACTGATAGTGACAAAGATGATTTCGAACGTGTGAATATTGGCGGCAAAGTTACCGCATGGAAGCAAGTTGAAAGTGAATATAAGGTTGAGTCCACCCGCCGCGGCCGCATCGACAAGCTCGATTACCTTGAGAATAAATAA